The following is a genomic window from Prosthecobacter debontii.
ATAACGGCGCTCCAGTTGATCCATGTCAGCCTGCCAGGGGAGCGGTGACGTGTCTTTCGCGGGAAACTTCGTGACGACGAGCTGTGCCATCGCGGGCATCCACAGGCAACTGACCAGAGCGGAGATGAGAAGTCGCACATTCATGGCAAAGGGTGCCGGAAGGTTATCAGAATGCGGATTCGACGGTCAATTCTCTTTTTAGGAAATGACTGGCTCGGTCCGAGCGTCCCCACGGTGGCCAGAGCACAGAATTCTCCCTGCTTTTGCGCATGCCTTTTTGACAGATGGCTGCGCCTTTTTATCCTCCGCGCCCGTTTTATTCCCCCAATCTTATATTCATCCCCTATGAGCAACACGACCACTGGTAGCACCTATGAGTTCCAGGCCGAAGTGAAGCAGGTCCTGGACATCGTCATCCACAGCCTCTACACCGACCGCGAAATCTTCATCCGTGAGCTGGTCTCCAATGCTGCGGATGCGCTGGAGAAGATGCGGCTGACGCAGCTGACCGAGAACGAAGTCTTCGGCGCGGAACTTCCCCTGGAGATCCACATCAGCACCGATGAAACCGCCGGCACGCTGACCATCGCGGATCACGGCATCGGCATGACGCGCGCTGAGCTGGTGGAGAATCTCGGCACCATCGCCCATTCCGGTTCCAAGGCCTTTGCGGCCGCTTTGAAAAACGCCGGTAAGTCCGGTGATGCCACCCTGATCGGTCAGTTCGGGGTCGGTTTCTACAGCGCCTTCATGGTGGCGGAGGAAGTGAAAGTTTACACCCACTCCTGGCGCAATGAGGGCGAGCACCTCGTCTGGTCCAGCGCTGGAGTCGGCACCTACAGCATCGAGGAAGCCCCTGATCAGGCCCGTGGCTGCAAGATCGTCATCAAGCTGAAGGAAGACGCCACGGAGTTTGCCAAACCACACCGCGTGAAGGAGATCCTGGGCAAATACTCGAACTTCGTCGGTTTCCCGATCCTGCTCAATGGCGAGCGCGTGAACACGGTGGAGGCCATCTGGCTGAAGAGCAAAGATGAGGTGACCGAGGAGCAGTATAAGGAGTTCTACAAATTCACCGCGCACGCCTTCGATGATCCGAGCTATCGCCTGCACTTCCAGGCTGATGCCCCGCTGGTGATCAATGCGCTGCTGTTCCTGCCAGAGCAAAACATGGAGGCCTTTGGCATGGGCCAAATGGAGCCTGCCGTGGGGCTCTACTGCAAGAAGGTGCTCATCGACCCGCATCCGAAGAAGCTGCTGCCTGAGTGGATGCGTTTCGTGCGTGGGGTCATCGATAGTGAAGACTTGCCGCTGAACATCTCCCGCGAGTCGATGCAAGACAGCGCCCTAGTGCGTAAGCTGGGTGAGGTGGTGACGAAGCGCCTCCTCAAGTTCCTGGACAAAGAAGCCCAGGATGACGCCAAGAAATTCCAGGAGTTTTACGCTAAGTTCAGCCGCTTCTTCAAGGAAGGCGTGGCCACTGACTTCGCCAATAAAGATGCGATTGCCAAGCTGCTGCGTTTTGAATCCAGCCTCACCGAGAAGGGCGAGGTCATCGGTCTGGCGGACTATGTCTCCCGCATGAAGGAAGACCAGAAGGCCATCTACTACCAGGTGGCCCCTTCCCGCAGCACCATCGAGTCTGGCCCGTATGTGGAGGCCTTCAAGAGCAAGGGTTATGAGGTGCTCTACCTCTATGAGACGATTGACGAATACGTCGTCTCCAGCCTGCGCGAGTTCGATGGCAAGCAGCTCCAGGCGGTGAACTCCAATGAAGTGGACCTGGGTGATGTGACCACGGAAGGCGAAGCCCTGAGCGAAGAAGACACCACCACCCTCTGCGGCTGGATGAAAGAAAGCCTAACCGATGGTGTGGAAGAAGTGCGTAGCGGTAAACGCCTGGTCAATAGTCCCGCACTGGCCATCACCCCCGATGGTGAGATGACCCCGCAGATGCGCCAGATGATGCGCGCCATGAAGCCGGATGAAGTCGAAGCACCGAAGGTGATCCTGGAGATCAACCCCCGCCACGACATCGTGAAAAAGCTGGCCTCGCTCAGCAAGGACGACGCTGAAGGCGCCAAGCTCATCGCGGAGCAGGTGCTGGATAACGCCCTGCTTTCCGCCGGTCTGCTGGACGATCCTCAGCGCATCGTCGCCCGCACCGAGAAGATCATGAGCCGTTTGCTGGCGAAGTGATGAGGCTTCATTGGGCTTGATCTGATCCTTATGGATCAATGAGGTGGGTGACGGTCGACTGACCGTCACCCACTTCTGTTTGTAAACTGACACTCATCGCGAACTCAACGATGACACAGGTCCTGCAAATGATGTATTCATTCGTTATGCGTTTCTTGTTTGCTGTAAGTCGCCTCGGGCTCGTCGGATGGGTCTGCGCCGTGTCCGTGTCCGAGTCTGCTCAATCTGCGTCAGAGGAGGCGAGTGCGATCCCATTGCGGCACTGGGCTCAGCGACGGGACATTCAGTTCGGCACAGCGATCGACATGGAGCCTCTGAGACGTGAGTCCGACTATCGGGCTCGGGCGGGAATGGAATTTTCCATGCTCACGCCAGCCAATGCGATGAAGATGGATGCCCTCCAGCCAGCGCGAGGGGAGTTTTATTGGAGCGACGCGGATGAGTTGGTTAACTTTGCGGAAAGTCATGCTCAGCGGGTGCATGGACATACGCTGGTGTGGCATCGCCAAGTCCCGAAGTGGCTGGAAACTGGCACCTGGAGCCGGGATGAACTTTTGCACCTGCTGCGTGAGCACATCTTCACCGTCGTGGGGCGTTATCGAGGTCGGGTGCAACTCTGGGATGTGGTGAATGAGGCCCTGAATGATGATGGCAGCCGCAGGCCCAGTTTTTGGCAGCGGGGCATTGGCCCGGATTACATTGAAAAAGCCTTCCGCTGGGCACACGAAGCGGATCCTACCGCGATCTTGATCTACAATGATTACAATGCCGAAGATCTCGGCGTGAAATCGAATGCCGTTTATGAAATGCTGCGGGACCTGAAGGCGCAGGGGGTGCCTGTGCATGGGGTCGGCTTTCAGATGCACGTGACGGTGAGGCAGTTGCCAAACGTGAAGGACTTTCAGGCGAATTTAAAACGCTTGGCCGACTTGGGACTGGAGCTTCACGTCACGGAATTGGATGTGCGCATCCCGCTGCCAGCAACTCCCGAGAGCTTGTCCCAGCAGGCGAAGGACTACCAGAAGATCTTCGATGCGGCGATGGCCTTTCCGCAGCTTCGATCGTTCTCCCTGTGGGGTTTCACGGATCGTCACTCCTGGATTCCACACGAATTTAAAGGCTACGGAGCAGGTCTGATCTGGGATGAGCATGACCAGCCCAAGCCTGCGTTCTCAGCCTTGCAGGAGGCGCTGAAAGGCAACTAGAGCGCCTAGCTACCTCGTCTTACACCTCTCTCAGAAACCTTCCTGTGGCGCTGCGTTCCACCTTGGCCACTTGTTCCGGGGTGCCGGTGGCCACAATCTCACCGCCTGCGTTGCCACCGCCAGGGCCGAGATCGACCACCCAATCCGCGCAGCGGATGACGTCCTGATGATGCTCGATGACGATGACCGTATTGCCCGCATCGCGGAGGCGGAAGAGCACCTGGAGCAGCGTCTGGATATCGGCAAAGTGCAGACCCGTGGTGGGTTCGTCCAGCACGTAGAGGGTATTGCCGGTGGCCTTGCGGGAGAGCTCCGCTGCCAGCTTGATGCGCTGGGCTTCACCGCCGGAGAGGGTGTTACCTGCTTGGCCTAACCGGATGTATCCTAAGCCGCATTCCTCGAGGGTGCGTACCTTATCGGCGATGGCGCTTGCCTTGCCAAAGAAGCGGGTGGCTTCGCTGACAGTCATCTCCAGGACCTCGGCGATGTTACGCCCTTTGAAGGTGATCTCCAGCGTCTCGGCATTGTAGCGTTTGCCGTGGCACTGATCACAGGTTACATAGACATCTGCCAGGAAATGCATGTCGATTTTGATCTGGCCATCGCCCTGGCATTTCTCGCAGCGGCCACCGGCGGTGTTAAAACTGAAGCGCCCGGCTTCATATCCCCGCACACGGGCTAAGGGCAGATTGGAAAACAGCTCGCGGATCGGGCCAAAGGCACCTGTGTAGGTGGCAGGATTGCTGCGCGGGCTGCGGCCGATGGGCGATTGATCAATGACCACCACCTTGTCAAAGGCCTCAATGCCGGTGATGCCTGCATGCTTTCCGGGCTCATCCTTGGCATGGTAAAAGTGCCGCTGCAGGGCTCGCATCAGAATGCGGTTCACCAGGGTCGATTTGCCACTGCCCGAAGGTCCAGTAACCGCCGTGAGACAGCCGACGGGAAAGGAGGCCGTGACATGCTTGAGGTTATGCTCCGTGGCATCATAGATGGTCAGCCAAGCGGGGAGGGAGTCAGTTTTCAGTGACCAGTATTCAGTATTCAGTGATCGGTTTTCAGTGTTCAGTTTGGAGCCCTTCGACTGAATACTGTTTACTGAAGACTGTTGACTGATCACTGGTTCCTTCTCCTTGGGCGAGACGCGCACCGAAGGCGGCGTGATCTTCAATCGCTCGCT
Proteins encoded in this region:
- the htpG gene encoding molecular chaperone HtpG, whose amino-acid sequence is MSNTTTGSTYEFQAEVKQVLDIVIHSLYTDREIFIRELVSNAADALEKMRLTQLTENEVFGAELPLEIHISTDETAGTLTIADHGIGMTRAELVENLGTIAHSGSKAFAAALKNAGKSGDATLIGQFGVGFYSAFMVAEEVKVYTHSWRNEGEHLVWSSAGVGTYSIEEAPDQARGCKIVIKLKEDATEFAKPHRVKEILGKYSNFVGFPILLNGERVNTVEAIWLKSKDEVTEEQYKEFYKFTAHAFDDPSYRLHFQADAPLVINALLFLPEQNMEAFGMGQMEPAVGLYCKKVLIDPHPKKLLPEWMRFVRGVIDSEDLPLNISRESMQDSALVRKLGEVVTKRLLKFLDKEAQDDAKKFQEFYAKFSRFFKEGVATDFANKDAIAKLLRFESSLTEKGEVIGLADYVSRMKEDQKAIYYQVAPSRSTIESGPYVEAFKSKGYEVLYLYETIDEYVVSSLREFDGKQLQAVNSNEVDLGDVTTEGEALSEEDTTTLCGWMKESLTDGVEEVRSGKRLVNSPALAITPDGEMTPQMRQMMRAMKPDEVEAPKVILEINPRHDIVKKLASLSKDDAEGAKLIAEQVLDNALLSAGLLDDPQRIVARTEKIMSRLLAK
- a CDS encoding endo-1,4-beta-xylanase is translated as MRFLFAVSRLGLVGWVCAVSVSESAQSASEEASAIPLRHWAQRRDIQFGTAIDMEPLRRESDYRARAGMEFSMLTPANAMKMDALQPARGEFYWSDADELVNFAESHAQRVHGHTLVWHRQVPKWLETGTWSRDELLHLLREHIFTVVGRYRGRVQLWDVVNEALNDDGSRRPSFWQRGIGPDYIEKAFRWAHEADPTAILIYNDYNAEDLGVKSNAVYEMLRDLKAQGVPVHGVGFQMHVTVRQLPNVKDFQANLKRLADLGLELHVTELDVRIPLPATPESLSQQAKDYQKIFDAAMAFPQLRSFSLWGFTDRHSWIPHEFKGYGAGLIWDEHDQPKPAFSALQEALKGN